Part of the Venturia canescens isolate UGA chromosome 2, ASM1945775v1, whole genome shotgun sequence genome is shown below.
GATGCGTTTAAATATCAAAAACATTCTATTCGAATATTCCTCGACTACGGTAGTTGATAAAACGGTTCAACATTAttatgattgaaaataagtaaaaataataattatttaccagaaattcgtttttttttcaatttttcattgcattcTGAATAATTCTGACGGGTTTTcctacgaaattttattcgtgtCAAAATTGAACCTACAAATCGTGCagttaaattgtttaaataaaaatcgatcgaagcgggataacgaattattgattttcAGAAACAAACGTGCATTTATTTCGTTGTCCAGttgtcaattttcatttcttacAAATCtctaacattttttaacgaaGCAGCTGCAACCCTGTAACTTCCCTCGGTGATAAATACTCTTAACGTTATTGTCATTcgatttacttatttttggaTGCACAAATGCACCGTTTTCCAAGTAGTTTAACAAGAAAACACTGCAAATTGAGGGTGGCCGATATTTATGGTCTGCAAATTCGTATTGAGCAGCTCAGAAGCGTCCGAAACTGCAGTTCTCGAACGTCACACTTGAATTAATAAATGCAATGTATTTTTCAGAAACAATGATAAGGCGTAGTCCGACGAGGATCGATCTGCGTTTGGACGATTTGCAGGAGTACGAAGCAGTTCGAAAAGAGCGTGATGCGAAAAAAGCAGCGGAAAAGTCAGCCTTCAATGTTTCAACGTCCTGGGGTGGCAAATTGTTGCAGAGCGAGATTCAAGAACGAATTGGTTACGTGCCACAAACCTCGCAATCAAATCAGCCAAAGCCAAGCAATATTTAAGACtgtgtatttgaaaaaaaataggctTTGAAgcaacatcattttttttctctacttaTTGTATTTCCTGATTCCAATGATTCGCTAATAAAAAATACACTGCAGCAGTAACCTGGACAGATTACACTTGACTCTTGTTATTGTACCCTAAAATGTAGATTCTTCTCGGATTTCCGGAACTCAATCAACGGATTATCATCAAAGTTCCTCGATTCTAAGCTTGCACGATTAGAATTGAACTTAAAACTAAAATTCTTCCTTTATTTATCTCTTCAATTGCTCATGATTTCCGGTGATTagtttgaggaaaaaagaatatttattgCTAAGCAGTCTCAATGGTTAGGAACGAAAAAAGCTTCGCGTTTCTATCTAAAAACCCTCTTGATATATTGTCATCGATTATCCCTTCGATATGAGATTATTCATCAGGAAGTATAATACACATCAAAACGTCACAGCGCACGATTACGAACTTCATACGACACCGAAACTTCCGTTTTCGTTTAACCCATTTTAATTGAAAGTTATTTTGTAGtcgaaaacattttgcacaattttttttagccGGGAGATTCATTGATCATGGTAAATGATGTTCATTGTTTTCCGCATGTAAAAAACGCGCAAAAACCGATGAAAATACCACGAGAATTGGGAGTTGTCAGTTTACATGAATTTACCAAATTTAGCGTTCacgaattttcgataaaaatagcAGATTGCTCAGTTatgaattttaacgaaaaatacgagTTTTGAACTCCGAATAAATTAGCAAAGCTTGCTCAAGTTCGTTCTATCGTATCTTCGTTTTGTGtttttcctggtttttttttcttttcccatatATTCAAAATGCACGAAAAGTCCATTCgatttgaagaattttataattatacGCTATCCCTGAGATAACTATGAGCTTCGTGCCACTTTACAAGCCCTTGTTGAAGTAAAGGTACTCCGGTACTTTTCCATTTGGACTATTTTTAACGAGAATCTCGTAATTTTCGGGTTCCCAACGTTTCAGAGTGCTGGAAGCGATTGAGCTGAAAGTAGAATGGACGAAGATCGAtgagaaaatattcgtttcttGTTGGCTCAAGATGTCTTGAGATTTACGTACCAGTTTTGTGGAAACAGAGCGCAGGCAGTGGGCACCATGAAGGAAAGGCTGGAAATTGACGTTTTCACACTCAGCTTTATCGTTGCCAATCAATCGTGCTTTTATATctcatttcataaaaatatacttacaAACAACCGACCAACATGACTTGGAAAGGAGCGTGGAGAACAGTGATCCTCTGCATCCAAGGAAACCTTTCAAGTCTCTCCATTATGGGAGGAAGTATCACTTGaaacaagatttttttgtcaaaaagtTTGGCACAACGATTTTATACTTCAGAATCGAATGCATGGATCGATTCGTTGCTATTGATACGAATTACGACGataaaaatcgttggattcTTCAATATGATGAAcgaataattgagaaaaaaatgtcgatagagaaaaattgccaaaattcgttgaaattttttttaaatgacccATAAAATCTTCGCTTTACAATATTTATGTGCATACTCACACATGCCAGGTGCGCACATTATTATTCGCGATACAACAACTTGGCTAATACCCTTCGCAGCTGCGACCTGGAAAAACAAGGAAGGACGTTTTATTGTAGCAATAAATCTATGTGAATTATGGAACACGAGTTTGGATATCGTTGAATGAAATGGAGTAAATGCTGACGCTGCCCGATGCGCAATAAAACAAACTCCTTGTTTTATTTGCAAATTCATTCCTCGatatgatttgaataatcgtaaaataaaaatgaaaaatttgtcgtCATTCTACACGAATTAATTTAATCGTCCAATGAAAATCGAAGCCAAACCAGAGGAACATTGAAACTGaagagaattaaaaaacaCGAAGCCGCGATTCTCTACCACCTTTGAcgactctttttctctcttatcaCAATTCTCGAGCCTGATAAGAGTATTTTAAATTGCCAAATGAAAAGAATGATTCATATTCAGCCTGTTTTAAGAAAGAATTTTGAGGCATTACCCTCGATTTTGTTAGtttgtttccattctcgtcgatcacttcaattccatgctcaatttcattttttcgcatGAGAGGTATGTTGACGCAATTGGCTGCAGCGACCGCAGCGAACGGCACGTATCTCTGAAACGaatagaattgaaaaaaacgaccAAAAGTATTCGCCGGAACGTGATTTCTTGATTAAAGCTTGGGGTAAAAAATGAACGCGCCCATAGAAACTCACAGCCATCAAAGGGTTGGCTCGCTTTTGCCAAAATGTTTTACATCCTATCGCGGTGAGCATCGCTGCAGTCGTCGCGCTCACGTAAGCGGTGCCCAGCTGTGCCGTTGTCACCGGACTGTTCGCATTCCTATTAGTGTAATTAACCAATGCGTTGAAGGACTGATTGACCCATTGCCAAAAAACGACCGCTGTTGTAGtcctgaaaaacattttttgcatgattcagatttttttccatccgcTCCTTTTGAGATTCAACGAAACGAGAAATTTCTGTATCGAAGTTCTCCAGactttcgactttttttttaagcaaaatCAAATTGACGACAATTTTTCAAGCTCGGACATGTCGAAGTAATTTTAAATCGTAAATGGATGAGAAGAGCCAGAAAttctaatgaaaaataattctacAAAATTCTGAAATCATTTTCCTTTGTCCTCGAGCGtaagattagaaaaaaatttggagaaaatgAAAGACGAAACtgctgaaaaataatttgagttTGACTCAtccggagattttttttctcctctctgtCGAGGAATTTTCGATGTTGATAAAATTACCGATAAAACTGTAACATGGCACCGGTGATAGCCATACCACCGGGAACCTGAAACGACATCCGACCGAAAACATTTTGCAGTTCACCGGTGTCCGGATGAAAAGCTGACTCGTAAAGTTTCTTCGCGTGTTTTAGTTGCTCCCAGGTCGTTCCGGCTGGCTCCTTACCAAGCctgcaaaaagaaaatcgagacGTTCTCGTGAGTCATGTGCAAGGTCAATGAAACGGAAGTTGCGTGGGCCGAGAGGCTCGAGATAAAGCGCCGATTTCTTTCTTTGCCTTTTTCCACTCTCTAGAAGAATTCAGccaaataaaagtaaaaaaaaatatatatatatcgaatAGGAAACGAGTTCGACTCGCGggcgaaaaatttcgaatctcTTTTATcgttcgacgttttttttgtatatttttgcCTTGACCAATAAACCCACTTTTTCTGGGTGTCGTCTCCCGTAGACTCTGTCACTGAGCGCTCGAGTATTTTTGTCAAAACGAACGATTGCGAAATGCCTCGTTACGTCAGTTACTGCTGGGAttgagtttataaaaaaaatggacaatACCAATGCCACCGTTATCTCGAGTATGAAATTTCCTCGTCTCATGTTCCGCGATGTTATTTCTGACATTCGTA
Proteins encoded:
- the Sfxn2 gene encoding sideroflexin-2 isoform X1, translating into MMETRVSLSGAEGEKSAGKRTKKVVMATERIDLSKPLWDQSTFIGRWKHFAWVTDSRSCIASERELLAAKKLCEDYRLGKEPAGTTWEQLKHAKKLYESAFHPDTGELQNVFGRMSFQVPGGMAITGAMLQFYRTTTAVVFWQWVNQSFNALVNYTNRNANSPVTTAQLGTAYVSATTAAMLTAIGCKTFWQKRANPLMARYVPFAAVAAANCVNIPLMRKNEIEHGIEVIDENGNKLTKSRVAAAKGISQVVVSRIIMCAPGMLILPPIMERLERFPWMQRITVLHAPFQVMLVGCFLSFMVPTACALFPQNCSIASSTLKRWEPENYEILVKNSPNGKVPEYLYFNKGL
- the Sfxn2 gene encoding sideroflexin-2 isoform X2, which encodes MATERIDLSKPLWDQSTFIGRWKHFAWVTDSRSCIASERELLAAKKLCEDYRLGKEPAGTTWEQLKHAKKLYESAFHPDTGELQNVFGRMSFQVPGGMAITGAMLQFYRTTTAVVFWQWVNQSFNALVNYTNRNANSPVTTAQLGTAYVSATTAAMLTAIGCKTFWQKRANPLMARYVPFAAVAAANCVNIPLMRKNEIEHGIEVIDENGNKLTKSRVAAAKGISQVVVSRIIMCAPGMLILPPIMERLERFPWMQRITVLHAPFQVMLVGCFLSFMVPTACALFPQNCSIASSTLKRWEPENYEILVKNSPNGKVPEYLYFNKGL